The Syntrophorhabdaceae bacterium region TCGCGCTCGACTTGCATGTGTTAGGCACGCCGCCAGCGTTCGTTCTGAGCCAGGATCAAACTCTCAGATCAAACCTTGTTACGTATCTTGTTCAAATTCTTACTTGAACGAGGACCTACTATTTTCTTTTCAAAGAACAAAGCGCATTTGTGTTGCGCGGAAAGGTAATGTACATCGAAACTGCTTTTTTGTCAACCTCTTTATGACGAAATTTAACTCTTCCCTTCAAAGACGCCGCAAGTATTGAGAATTCCCTCCCCCTGTGATATTTATAATCCTGACAATGGGAAGCAATTTCCCGTGTGTATTGGTTAAGGGGAAGCCGCAATACCTCAGGGGACCGGTTATGATGAATTTGGCGCATGGGCGCCTCATGCGTTCCCGCGCCCATCCACCGTTCTCCCGGCGGCATCGTTTGTACCCTTATATAAGGAAAGAAGCCGATGGACTCCGAGTATCGCCCGAATACTGAAAATTATCACGCCCTCTTCAAGCCGTCCCGCATCGTGGTGGTGGGAGGCAGCGAAAATCTGAGCAAGCCCGGCGGTATGGTGCTCAAGAACATCATGGAGCAGGGCTATTCGGGCACCCTCTGGGTAATCAATCCCCACGCGGCCTCCGTGTCGAAGTTGCCCACCTTCCCGTCCGTCGCCCAGATGCCCGGCATTGCCGAGCTTGCGATCATCGCGGTCCCCGCGCCTTTGGTGGCCTCCTCCCTTCGGGGTCTTGCCGAAAAAGGCACCAGGGCGGCGATCGTCCTCACTGCCGGTTTCGGTGAAAAGGATGAAGAAGGCAGGATTGAAGAGATGCGCCTCCTCGATATCGCCGATCGCGCCAACATGATCCTTATCGGCCCGAACTGCTCGGGTTTCATGACGCCCCACTACAGCGGCAAATTTGCGGGCATCATCCCTCCCCTGAAACCGCGGTCCGTCGATTTTATCAGCGGCTCCGGCGCCACGGTCGACCTGGTCATGGAGCAGGCCCTGCCACGGGGACTCTCCTTCTGCACGGTCATCAACGTGGGCAATTCCGCCCAGACCGGCGTCGAGGACCTCGTCGCCCTCTACGACAGGAATTACGGCCCCGAAAGCGCGCCCATCCTCATGCTCTACCTCGAATCGTTGCGAAAACCTGCCCTTCTCCTGGAGCACGGACGGCGCCTCACCCGCAAAGGATGTGTGATCGTGGCAATTAAGTCCGGTATTTCCGGCGCGGGGGCCCGCGCCGCGGCCAGTCATACGGGCGCCATGGCCAACGACGATATCGCGGTGGAAAGCCTCTTTCGAAAAGCGGGCATCATACGGGTGAAGAGCAAGATGGAGATGATCGACGTGACCTGCGTGCTGGCCGCTACAGGCGGACGGCTTAAGGGGAAGAAGGTCTGCGTGGTGACCGACGCGGGGGGTCCGGGCGTCATGCTGACCGATGAGCTCGAAAGGCAGGGGTTTACCCTCCCCGTCATGAATGATGCGACACAAAAGAGGCTACGCCGCATCCTCCCGCCGGAGAGCGCCGTTGCCAACCCCATCGACTGCCTGCCCACAAGGAGCGCCTCCCAGGTAAGGGAGATATTCCGGATCATCGAAGACGAAGAAGGGGACGCCCTCGACGTAATCGCCGTTCAGGTGGCCAATCCGGGCATGTCCGACAACCGATACGTATATGAGGAGGTGGCGGACGCCATGGATAATTCTTCAATCCCCATTATCCCCGTGTTGACCTCCGTGAGCACCTGCGCTCCTCTCATCCAAGAATTTACAAAGGGGGGCAAATCCTGCTTTCATGACGAGGTGAATCTGGGGAGCGCCCTGGGCAAGGTGTTACGCCGTCCCGCAGTCCGTGAAGCCTCGAGCACGCTCGAGGGCTATGATTTTGAGGGCATCGCCGCTGCCCTGGATGGCAAGAACGGCGTCCTCGATGTGGAAAGCGCGGCGCAGGTATTGACCGGGGCCGGTTTTTCCCTACCCCGCCAGGTCCCCATGACCACGCGAAAGGGATTGGCCGAAGCCTGCGAAAAGGTCGGTTTTCCCCTCGCCATGAAGGTCCTGGGGCCCCTTCACAAGAGTGATTCAGCTGGGGTGAAGGTCAATATCTCCTCCCTTGAGGCGGCCCACTCGGCGTGGAGGGGGCTTATGGCCATAAAGGGCGCCGCAGGCGTCCTCATCCAGCAGATGTGTGAGGGGAACGAGGTGATCCTGGGCAGCAGCCGCTCCGGCGACATAGGCCATGTGGTCATGTTCGGCCTGGGCGGCATCTATACGAACACGCTCAAGGACGTGCAATTCGCCCTCGCCCCCCTGGCAAAAGAGGAATGCCGGGAAATGATCACCGGCATAAAGGCCTTCTCCATACTCGAGGGCGTGCGGGGCGGCAGGGGGATGTCGATCGACGTTCTGGCGGACTATGGGGAAAGAATAGGCCGACTCGTCACTGATTTCCCCGCCATCAGGGAGATCGATCTCAATCCCGTGAAAGGCTTCGACCAAAACCTCCGCGTAGTGGACGGGAGAATCATTTTAGACTGACCACCCCTCTCTTCGCAGAATTTTTCCTTCCCTGCCCGGTTTATTAAAGGGCGGAGAGATTATTCTCGTTCACCCAGCCGTCGGGCCCGGTTTGGAAATCGACCTTCCACCACCATACGCCATTATAATATCGAGGACCCTCGGACACCGCGCCCGTGGCATTAACCCTCTGCGTGCCTACAAGGCTGCCCGAAGCGGTAGGCTCGGAGCGTACGTTGGCGCTCCTCTTCATCTTTGTCCCGTCGCCCGCCACGAATTTAGTGCTGGGCGTCGGCCACGTAGTCCTGGTGATCGCCGTCGACATTGCCGATACATTGCCTGCCCCATCGAGGGCCGCAACTTTGTACGTATATGGGGTAGCCGGATTGAGGCCGCGGTCCATGTAGGAGAGGGACGCCGTGGTTGCAATGAGGGCGTTGTTTCTATATACCCTGTATCCCGTGACTCCCGTATTATCCGTGGAGGCATTCCAGGAGAGGTCGACCTCATAGGATGAGACCACAACCGCCCTGAAACGTGACGGAACGGTCGGACGGGTCGTGTCGGCCGCGGCAAGGGTCTTTACGGAAACTTCATTGGAGGCAGGTGATCCGTTGCCCGCGGCATCATAGGCGATTACACGGTATCGGTAAATCGTTGCGGGCTTGAGGACGCTATCCCGGAAGGAGGTCCCTGTAGCGGTTGCGGCCTGTATGTCATTACGGTAGATCACGTAACGCGCGACACCGACATTGTCCGTGGAAGGACCCCAACGGAGGTCTACCTGGGTTGAGGAGAAGGCGCTTGCCAGGAGGTTCGAAGGGGCGGTGGGAGGAGCCGAATCTGCGCCTGCCTGAAGGGCCTCACCCGAGTCGGGATTGATCATAAGGCTCGCTTCATCGACAGCCTCGAAGTCGGACCCTTTGATGAGGCGGAACTGTGCGACCAGCACGTCATTATTCCAGCGCTCATCGGGTACGCCGGAGATGTACCATGCAGACCCGTTGTCGGCCAAAATCAAGCCATATTTCTTCATTGCCCGGAGAATGACCTGCATCTCCGCAGAAAAGGCGGAAACGTCGAAGGACGCCTTCAGTCTGAAGCGCTGGCCCATGGGAGGATAGTTATTTCCCGTGAGGCTCGATGCAAAATGACGCGCCGGCCACACGAACGCCCGTCGTGTCTGGGGGACGGTGAATCGGATCGCATGGGCGATCTCGCCGGAGGCCACCTCATCGTAGCGAATGAGCCCCGGGAGGACAGGAAGCCCGGCTGCGTCGGCAGAGGTCCAGCCGTTCGGCCGTAAGTCATTCGAGCGAAGGTCGAATATCGCGCCCGAACCCGCGGACCAGCCCCCGCCCGATCGAGGATAGGTCGACCATGTCTCGTAAAGAAGGCATTTATCCTTGTCGATGACCAGTATGTGCCGGTCTCCCGTTGACCCGCTCCCTCCCTCTATGGCAGGGCTCGCAGGTATGGGATAGGGACCGGCATCGCTTTCATCGGCATAGTCGAAGATTACAGGGACGAGGGGCTGTGTCCCGGGAACAATATTGTAGGGAATGCCGATTGGGCCGCCGTCCCAAAGGCCCGCGCCGAAATCGGGATGGAGGGTCCGGCTCGCGCCGATGGTGGTGATGTACGCCGAAGAATTGGCGTCCACAGGAAGGCTGTCAACGGGTGTATTCCATACGTTGTTCGCCGGAAGAACCGGACAACCGCCCAGTACCGGCCCGGACTGCGCATACGCAATACCGGTGACGAGAAGAAGCGTCCCCGCAAAAAGCATCGATACACAATTTTTCATATCCCCTCCCCTCACTCCGATCGTTATTTTTCTTCCTGAACTTCTTTCCCTCAACCCTACCAGCTCCCGGCGCACGTATCTGTGACGCACTTCACATTCATCCTTATTCTCTATTGCCTACTGCAGGATAGATGCCGGTCGACCGGCTCCAACCGACCAGGTAATTACAATGATTTCAGTTATTTTCAATAGGCGGTTTCAAGGGGTGTATGATTTGCCCTTCATTTAACCTGACCCGATGAAGGATCTTCCATACAGTCGGGCCTGGCGATACCATGCGATAGCCATAACATTTCCGCGTCTGTCGCCCACTCGCATCCCCTATTCTTTTCCGCCGGCACCTTGTTATCAATAATGTTGTTAACTTACTTCCGGCCTGCTGTGGACGCTGCATTTGCGCGGAGGCTTCAGATGGATCGTCAGGCGAGGATCGCAGGCCGCAGCCGTATATTGATACGGCGGAGGACACAACCGGAGCATGGCGGTTCATATGGAGCCTCCGCGCAAACGCAGTGGCCGTCCAAGTGAGCAGGAATTGCCCGTATGCACATTCCCGTCGTCCACGCCGTAGCACTTGAAATAGCCATGCCGGTGATGGTAATGAATAAGGGCGCGACGCGAATATCATGGATAGCACGAGATTAATCAGCATTCATAAGAGATTGGCAGCATTCCTCACCGATCCGGCAGAGCTCTTCCTCGTCCAATCCGTGGAGGCGCAGAAGCTCTTCGTCTGTGTCGAGGACGGGGTGATCGCACAGTATGACTCCTCCACCTCCCGCTTCGGCAACGGCTGCCGGGAGAACTCATACAAGACCCCCCTCGGCATCCACCGGATAAAAGAAAAGATCGGCGCCGGCGCCCCCTTGGGCCGCATCTTCAGGCACCGCCGGGACACGGGCATCGACTGGGATGGAGATTCGTTAGAGGAGAACCTCATCCTCACCCGCATCCTGAGGCTCGAGGGCCTGGAGGAAGGGGTGAACAAGGGCTCCGGGATCGACTCCTTCGAGCGCTTCGTGTACATCCACGGCACGAACCGGGAAGACCTCGTAGGCCGCCCCCTCTCCCATGGATGCCTCTGCTTGCGGCGTGAAGAGATGGCGCGTCTTTTTGAGACCGTGGACGCCGGAACCCTCCTCTATATCGACCCCCCGCCCTTGTTAGTCAGCCAAATACCCTGTCGCAGTATCCATTTTACGGGCATTTTCGGCACGGGCATGAGCGCCCTCGCCCAGTACCTCCGTTTTCAAGGGATCGGCGTCTCCGGCTCCGATCGCCTGCGGGGAAGTACCGATACCGTGTCCCTGCGCTCCGCCCTGGAAGGTCTGGGCTGCGCCATCGCCCCCCAGGACGGCTCGGGAGTAACTCCGGATACGGACGCGGTCTGCGTCTCCACCGCCATCGAAGAAAGCAATCCCGATATCGCCGCGGCCCGGGCTTCAGGGATTCCTATTTTCCACCGCTCCGATCTCCTCGCTGCCCTCATCGCATCATCGAGGACAATCGCGGTTGCCGGCACGAGCGGCAAATCCACCGTAACGGCCATCATATTCGAGTCCCTCCTCGCATGCGGCAAGTCGCCTTCCCTGATCAGCGGCGCCCCCCTCATCCGCCTCGAAAGAGAAGGACTCGTGGGAAATGCCTATGCCGGCGGCTCCGACCTCCTCGTGGTGGAGGCGGACGAGAGCGACGGAACCCTAACCAAATATATCCCGGAGGCCTCGGTGATTCTCAACGTGTCGAAAGACCACAAGTCAATAGAGGAGATTACGGGGCTTTTTGAAACCCTTATTCGCAAGAGCCGGTGGACCGCCTCGAACGGGGACGACCCGATCCTCGCCTCCCTTCCCGCGACGGTGCGATTCGGCCGGCAGAGCAATTCAATATGGCGTCCCGACCGGGAGGAGCTACATGACAGGTCGGTGAGCCTCTTCCGTAATGGCCTGGAATATTGCCTGCCCCTACCCGGGGACCATAACCTCGAAAACCTGCGCGCCGCCCTGTGTGTGGCGGAACGCTTCGACTGCGCGGAACCGCCCCTTGCGGAAGGGATAAAGAATTTTCAGGGCGTGGCGAGACGCTTTACCATTTTCGAGACGAAAAAAGGCATCCACGTCATCGACGACTTTGCCCATAATCCCGCAAAAATAGCCGCTGCCGTGACTGCCGCGAGAGGATTGGCCGGGCGGATCATCGCCGTCTACCAGCCCCACGGCTTCGGCCCCACAAGATTCCTGAAGGACGAATACGTGAAGACCTTCCGTGCCATCTTCGGAACGGGCGACGTCCTCTTCCTTCTTCCCATCTACTATGCGGGAGGCACGGCTGAGAAGAATATCGCCTCCGAAGATATCATACAGGCCCTCGGCCCAATCGCGTTCACCGCAGAAGCGGTGTCGGACCGGGAAACCCTGCTCTACGCGCTCGACGCCCATGCCCGGCCGGGCGATGCCATCCTCCTCATGGGCGCCCGGGACCCGTCTTTATCCACCCTGACAAAGACCATGGTGAAGCTTTTCAATGGAGAAACGGCGAAAACATAATGAGAAGCGGTAAGACCTCATTACGTCTGTTCCGGACATTTTCCTTGAAATTTCTGCTTCCGTGGGCCACAATAAACTATTCCTGAAACGTAAAGGACATTAATACCGATTGCCACTGTTTCCGTATAAGTTGACATGAGAGGATTCGTACGATACATCAATCTGAGAAATGCAATGGCTGCCGTGGAGACTCCGGAAGGCTTCGCGGTCATTGAGGTGCTCGAATGCTGTGCCCTCGACATCTCGGACCAACTGGACGGGCCCCTTGATGCCCCGGGGACAGAGGTGCTGCGGAACGTCTCGAAGAATGAGGATTTTCATGTATCCATCAAGAATACCCATTGCAGCCGGACGGACGCCCTGGAATTAATAGAACAGTAGCCCCTTTTGTGATGAAGGCACTTCCGTCCAACCGGTGACACTACCGGTTGACCACTCCGCGGCCCGGAGGGCCGAGAGTATTTGACCGGCCAGGGTCGGCCGGTCAAATCGCCGCCACGCTCTTTTCATCCGGTTATATCCGAAGTTATCCGCGGCTAAAAGGATGTTGATCGAGACTGAGGGGCTTCCCCCAAAGCCGCCGCAAAACCTGGACTTTGGTCCTGCCGCCGTTGTACACTTATTCGGAATTTCGCTTCAGGAGAGAATAATGGATTTCGGTCTTTACACCAGCATGAACACCCTCCAGCCTATCGTCGATTCGTTGGAGGTGGCTATTTATGCCCTGGACAGGAACCTTGCCATCCAGGGTCTCAACACCCGCCGCTCCCGCTGGCTTCATATCGAAGGCTTTCACGCCCCCGGCAGCCGGGAATGCTACCGGGAGGTGCATGGCCGCGACAAGCCCTGCGAAGGCTGCCCCGTGCTCAAGACTTTCGCGACGGGCAAAACCGAGCGCCTCGTCATCGAGAAGGAGAGAAAGGGGCAGATACGCTCCTATCTCCTTACCGCCACACCCCTTCGCAAGGAGCTGGACGACGGCTTTCAGTATGTCATTGAAATGGTCCAGGACATTACGGAGCAGAAGAGGGCGGAGACGGAGCTGAAGCGGCTCCACGATTTCAACAAGGCCATTATCCATAATGCCCCCGTCGCCATCTTCACTCTCGCCCTCGACGGCACGTTTACGAGCGTTAACCCTGCCCTGGCCCGGTTGTCGGGGCTCGGCGCCGAGACGGAAGAGAAGCTCATCGGCTTCAACTGGCTCACCAACCCCTACACAATAAAATCCGGCCTGGCCGATTACATCCGGAAGGGGCTGAAAGGCAAGGCCTTTCAGCTGCGCGATTTCCCCTATACGAGCTTCTTCGGCACGAGACCCCATTATATCGATTTCAACGGCGTCCCTTTGCGGGGCGATTCAGGCGAGATGAAGGGCCTCCTCTGCATCATCGAAGAGGTGACCGAGAGGGTCGACGAAAAGATCTCCCTTGCGGAAAAGAACGTCCTCCTCGAAGAGCAACTCCACCGGGCGAGTCCCCGGCAAACCTTCATCGGGGAGAGCAAGGCCATACGGGACGTAAAGGAGATGATATCTCTCGTGGCCGCCTCGAACGCCCCGGTCCTTATATTGGGCGAGACTGGGGTGGGCAAGGAGCTGGTGGCCAGGGCGATCCATGCGCGCAGCGCCCGGAGCATCAACCCCCTTGTGGTGATCAATTCGAGCTCCCTCCAGGAGACAATGGTGGAGAGCGAGCTTTTCGGCTATAAGAAAGGGGCCTTCACCGGAGCGGCCAACGACAAGATCGGCCTCCTCAAGATCGCCAACACGGGCACCTTTTTCATGGACGAGGTGGGCGACATGGACCTCGGGATCCAGGCGAAATTCCTGCGGGTCCTGGAGACGGGCGTCTTCAGGAGACTCGGGGACACCCAGGAAACGAAGGTGGACGTGCGCTTCCTTTTCGCCACCAATAAGTCCCTCGAGGAAGAGGTGAAGGAGAAGAACTTCCGCAAGGACCTTTTTTACCGGCTCAATGCCTTTACCATCGTGGTCCCCCCATTAAGGGAACGGAAAGACGACATCCCCCTTCTCGTGGACCATTTCCTCCAGAAGCTCGCCCGGGGAGGCAGGAAAAAGATATTATCTCCGGAGGTTACCGACCTGCTCATGGACTATTCATGGCCGGGCAACGTCCGCGAGCTCGCAAATGTGCTCGAACGGATGGTGCTTATCTCCGGCAACAGGAGCGAGATCAAGGTGGAGGACTTCCCCCAGACCATGATGGAGAAGCCTGCGACCGGAAGAGTTCCTGCGCCCGGGACTCAATCCTCGGACGGTGTTGCCGAACTTTCCCGGATCGAGAGGGAATACGTGGAATCGGTCCTCAACTCCGTAGGAGGCAACAAGAGCAAGGCAGCCCGCCTTCTCGGGATCAGCAGGAGGAAGCTCTACCGGAAGATAGGGGAGGCTTAGAAAACCCTGTCCCTTCCCCTGTCTATCCACTCCGGGAACCATTGGTAGTGCTCCGGGGGGTTCGCTTTTTTGAGGCCCTCGTATGAGGCTTTCGCGAGCTGGATGCCTTTTTTGGTCTTGTTGAGCCAGACCAGGCCGCTTTTCTCCATGGAGATCAGGAGGGCGTCGAGGGCCGGATCGTCTATTTCGAAGGCGTCCTGTATATCCTCCCGGCTCATGAAAAGTCCCGGGTTGACCCGGTAATCTTCGGCGAGAAAGCCGAGGAGCCTCTCCGCGGTGACATTCTTCTCCTTTATTTGCGGACCGTACACGGGTATGGGCACGCCCATTTCCGGGTGGGGCTCCCGGCGCCGCATCTTCATCTCATCCTTCATGCGCTTCATGGCGTTCCTGAAGATGACGAGACGGCACGCCTCCATGCTTCCTCCGGCGATGGAATCGACCTTTGCCGTCTTCATGATATCTTCCAGGGGATAGAAGGCGGTCGTGCCGTCTCCGCCCACGAGCTGTATGGCGTCGAGGCTTCCCGCCATGGCCGCGTCGAGGTTAAAGACCTTGACGAGGTTGGAGTCGATGGTCGTATCCTTGCCGATATCCCACATATATGCCGTATGGTACGTGAGAACCCTGGTGGTCCTCATCCGTATCACGAGGTCTGCGATCTTGAACTGGTTGGTGGCAAGGTCGATGGTGGGGGAGCCGAACTGGACCCGCCGTTCCGTATAGGGCACCGCGCCCCTCACGAGCTCTCCCAAAAGACCCATTGCCTGGGCGGAGATAAGGGTGCGCTCGAAGTTGAGGCCTCCCGTCATGACCGCCCATCCGTCACCCTCATCGCCGATCCGGTCGGCCACTGAGACTGCCACGTTGTCGAAGTCGAGGACCCCGTTCTGGACGTTCTTGAAGGCGATGATCTCGTTTATCTTTTCCACGGTGAAGCCTTTCACGCCTTTCTCGATCACGAATGCGGTGAGGTGACGGTGCTTCCGGATCACCTCCGGGTCATTGCTCGTCCTGCCGTAGACGATGTGCCGGGTCGCCACGCCCGCGGAGGAGACGAACCTCTTCTTCCCGTTCAGTATATAGACATCCCCCTCCCGTCTCGCCTCCATGGTCATGGCCGACGCGTCGGTGCCCGCCACAGGCTCGGTAATCACGATTGCACCCATCTCGCCGTTGACCAGGCGGGGGAGGTATTTTCTCTTCTGTTCCTCCGTGCCGTGTCCCAGGAACTGGTGCAGGCCGCCCAGCATATTCGATCCCAGTGCCCTGTTGATCCCGGGCATGGGTCCGAAGGCCTCGGCCACTATGCATGCACCGGTGCAGCCCAGGCCCAGGCCGCCATATTCCTTCGGGACCGCCGCGCCCGCATATTTCTTCTTCCCTATTTTCTCGAAGATATCCCACGGAAATTCCCGGGTCCACCGGGTCTCCGCGTCCCTCGGCATTACGCTGGCTACAAAGTCTTCCACTTCTTCCGCGAACTTTATCTGCTCATCTGTCCACCAGGTAAAACTTTCCATTGTCCCCTCTCCTTCATTTACCTTCCGGCTCGGGCGGTTCCGGAAGTCTTATGGTATTGGTCCATTTGTGATCACTTTCTCTGCCCATCCCCTGTATTGCAAGGCCCATACCAGAAGCAGTGGGGCTCAAAGACGCGCCGGGAAAGGCAAATAACCCATTTTTCGGCATTCTCGAGTGCAGAACCATTCCTTGGGGTCTATTTCGCGCGCACAGGTTGATACGCTTTGGACCATTTATTCGTGGTTTTTATTAAATACAGGCTATCTGTGCGAATAAAAAGAAAGATACTCTTGTGAAACCTTTAATTACGGGATTCTGTCCTTTGGCCGGTGCACAGGCGATATGGTCCAATGTGGACCACTTTATAGGCTTCCTCTTGATTTGAGCGCTGTCGACGGGGGGTTTGAATCGGGGACATTTAGCCTGTTTGAGATTCGTTGACTTTTCCCCCCATATACTATACTTTTACTTAAAGTAAAGGCTCTGACCAAAACGAGGGGGTTCAAACCACATGTCAAGTTTAAACAAAGCGATGATCATAGGAAGACTTGGAGCAGACCCTGAGTTGCGCCACACGGCGGACGGCGTGGCGGTCGCTACCTTCAACGTGGCGACCAGCGAGGTCAGAAAAGACAGAAACGGCGTGAAGCAGGAGAAGACCGAGTGGCATCGTATCGTCGCCTGGAGGCGGTTGGGCGAGATCGCGGGGGAATACCTGAAGAAAGGCCGGCTCGTCTTTGTGGAGGGCAAGATCCAGTCCCGGGAGTACGAGGGAAGGGACGGCGTAAAGAGAAGGACCTTCGAGATCGTGGCCGATAACATGAAGATGCTCGGCACCGGCACCCAGGGAGACAGCGGCGAGAGAAGGGCGGCGCCCGGTCCCCAGGGCCACTTCGAGGAAGACTTCATTCCCGAGATAGAAGAAGACGACATCCCCCTCTAGGGAGATGGATAAATACCTCCGCCCTTAGTTATAGGGCGTAGACGGGTTTGCTGCCGGCATCTCATGGGATGCTTTGGGTGGACCCAAAGGCCCGGTCGTATCCGGGTGAGGCGATTCCACGGGGACCGCGTCATAGACAAGGCTGAAATCGTCCGTAGGCCATCGCCGTAGCGCCGACCCCATGAACTGCATCCATATGGGGAGACAGACCCGCGCCCCGCTTTCCCCCTTTCCCAAAGATGTCCGCGCATCGAACCCTACCCAGACGCCGGTGGAGATGTGGGGCGAATAACCTATAAAGAGGGCGTCATAGTAGTTGTTCGTGGTGCCGGTCTTGCCTGCCAGGGGATATCCGAGCCGCGAGGCCACCCCTTTCGCGGTACCGTATTCCACGGGACCTTTGAGGAGGAGGTTCATCTTGTAGGCCACCTCCGGGGGTATGGCCCGTTCTTTTACCACCCCGTTTTCTTCGAGAATCTCTCCCCTGGAGTCCTGTATCTTTCTCACGAAGAGCGGTCTCACCCTGTAGCCGCCGTTGGCAAAGGCAGCGAACCCCTTTACGAGATCGAGAAGGGTCATATTGGCGGAGCCGAGGGCGATCGAGAGGTTGTTCGGTATCTCCGCCTCGATACCCAATTCCTTTAAGCCCTGCTTTACCGAGCCGATCCCCACCTCTTCGAGGAGCCGGACTGCCGCCGCATTCTTGGAATAGGCCACGGCATCCTTTATTGAGATGGGACCGTCGTATTTCCCGTCATAGTTCCTGGGGGTCCAGGACTTGCCCGCCCCCATGGAATAGGTCTTTGCATCATCCGCGATCATCGAGTCCAGGTCGTAGCCCTTTTTCAAAGCCGCGAGGTATATGAAGGGTTTGAAGGCGCTCCCTGACTGGACCATTGCGGAGGTGGCCCGGTTGTAGGGACTGCCCTCGAAATCGCGGCCTCCGACCATGGCGCGCACGGAGCCGGTCTCGACGTCCATGCAGATGAGGGCCCCTTCCACCTTCATGCTCTTTATCGCCTGGAACTGATTGATTTTATGCTTATCGGGGCCAATGAATTGGCCCCGCGTCACGTCTCCAGGCTGAAAGGGGAAGCTGTCGAGGGTCATGTGGCCCTTCGCCTGGCCCGCAAGCACCGTATAACCCTCCCTGGTCCTCTCCGATATGAGCAGATCATAGATGGCGCCCGCCTTGAGACCGGAAAGCTTGATATCCTTCTCGCTCGCCTTCATGAAATCGTCCCATTTCCTCCTGGGAAGCTGGTACTGGACCGCGTAATCCCCTTTTCTCTGCTCATAGACATTGAGCCCCCGTTTCATCGACTCCTCGGCGAGCCTCTGAAGCCCGCCGTCCACGGTCGCATAGATCTTGAGGGGCCGCCGGGAGAGTATGCCCTTCCCGTACTTCTCTTCCACATATTTCAGGATATAGTCCTTGAAATAGCTCTCTTTGAAGACGCCGTTATCCTCCGTGATGCGAACCTTCTCCAGGAGCATCTCCCTCTTTCGCCTCTCGTCGACGAATTTCTTTGCATACATCTGGTCGATCACGTATTCCTGCCTCATCCGCGCATTGCCCGGGTGCTTTTTCGGCGTATACCGCGAGGGCGCCTGGACGAGTCCCGCGAGAAGGGCTGCCTCGGCCCTTGTCACCTGGCCCACGTGCTTCCCGAAATAGACCTGGGAGGCCGCCTCGATGCCGAAGACGCCGTGGCCCATGTAGATATTGTTGAGGTAGAGGTTAAGGATCTCCTTTTTCGTGCAGTAATGCTCCAGCCTGTAGGAGAGGATCGCCTCCCGCATCTTCCTGAATATGCTCTTCTCAGGCCCCAGGATCAGGGATTTGATCACCTGCTGGGTAATGGTGGACCCACCCTGGGCCATCCTGCCGTACATCAGGTCTTTCACGAGGGCCCGGAGAATCGAT contains the following coding sequences:
- a CDS encoding acyl-CoA dehydrogenase family protein, translated to MESFTWWTDEQIKFAEEVEDFVASVMPRDAETRWTREFPWDIFEKIGKKKYAGAAVPKEYGGLGLGCTGACIVAEAFGPMPGINRALGSNMLGGLHQFLGHGTEEQKRKYLPRLVNGEMGAIVITEPVAGTDASAMTMEARREGDVYILNGKKRFVSSAGVATRHIVYGRTSNDPEVIRKHRHLTAFVIEKGVKGFTVEKINEIIAFKNVQNGVLDFDNVAVSVADRIGDEGDGWAVMTGGLNFERTLISAQAMGLLGELVRGAVPYTERRVQFGSPTIDLATNQFKIADLVIRMRTTRVLTYHTAYMWDIGKDTTIDSNLVKVFNLDAAMAGSLDAIQLVGGDGTTAFYPLEDIMKTAKVDSIAGGSMEACRLVIFRNAMKRMKDEMKMRRREPHPEMGVPIPVYGPQIKEKNVTAERLLGFLAEDYRVNPGLFMSREDIQDAFEIDDPALDALLISMEKSGLVWLNKTKKGIQLAKASYEGLKKANPPEHYQWFPEWIDRGRDRVF
- a CDS encoding PBP1A family penicillin-binding protein — protein: MKKTAKEKPMRKAPKKKKKRGILFYLILLLVVSLAFLCVGSYIFVIADIPSVAALKHLKNKPVTTVYGASDEVVYLLVPDNRIFVDYEKIPRYVKDAFLAAEDADFFKHGALDPQSILRALVKDLMYGRMAQGGSTITQQVIKSLILGPEKSIFRKMREAILSYRLEHYCTKKEILNLYLNNIYMGHGVFGIEAASQVYFGKHVGQVTRAEAALLAGLVQAPSRYTPKKHPGNARMRQEYVIDQMYAKKFVDERRKREMLLEKVRITEDNGVFKESYFKDYILKYVEEKYGKGILSRRPLKIYATVDGGLQRLAEESMKRGLNVYEQRKGDYAVQYQLPRRKWDDFMKASEKDIKLSGLKAGAIYDLLISERTREGYTVLAGQAKGHMTLDSFPFQPGDVTRGQFIGPDKHKINQFQAIKSMKVEGALICMDVETGSVRAMVGGRDFEGSPYNRATSAMVQSGSAFKPFIYLAALKKGYDLDSMIADDAKTYSMGAGKSWTPRNYDGKYDGPISIKDAVAYSKNAAAVRLLEEVGIGSVKQGLKELGIEAEIPNNLSIALGSANMTLLDLVKGFAAFANGGYRVRPLFVRKIQDSRGEILEENGVVKERAIPPEVAYKMNLLLKGPVEYGTAKGVASRLGYPLAGKTGTTNNYYDALFIGYSPHISTGVWVGFDARTSLGKGESGARVCLPIWMQFMGSALRRWPTDDFSLVYDAVPVESPHPDTTGPLGPPKASHEMPAANPSTPYN
- the ssb gene encoding single-stranded DNA-binding protein, whose amino-acid sequence is MSSLNKAMIIGRLGADPELRHTADGVAVATFNVATSEVRKDRNGVKQEKTEWHRIVAWRRLGEIAGEYLKKGRLVFVEGKIQSREYEGRDGVKRRTFEIVADNMKMLGTGTQGDSGERRAAPGPQGHFEEDFIPEIEEDDIPL